A single window of Rhizobium sp. CCGE531 DNA harbors:
- a CDS encoding aldo/keto reductase — MDYRKLGPSGAVVTAYCLGTMTFGAEADEAASHKLLDDYFAWGGNFIDTADVYSAGKSEEIIGRWLKARPAEARQAIVATKGRFPMGSGPNDLGLSRRHLGQALDDSLRRLGIEHIDLYQMHAWDALTPIEETLRFLDDAVRAGKIGYYGFSNYVGWHIAKAVEIAKARGYTHPVTLQPQYNLLARDIELEIVDACLDAGMGLLPWSPLGGGWLTGKYKRDETPTGATRLGENPNRGSESFAPRNAQERTWAIIAAVEEIAKARGVSMAQVALAWTAARPAVTSVILGARTREQLADNLGAAELKLTDAEMDRLNEISAPQLAAYPYGDGGRNQRHRKIEGGR; from the coding sequence ATGGATTATCGCAAGCTCGGCCCAAGCGGGGCCGTCGTCACGGCCTATTGCCTTGGCACCATGACTTTCGGCGCGGAAGCAGACGAGGCCGCGTCGCATAAACTTCTCGACGATTATTTCGCATGGGGCGGCAATTTCATCGACACCGCCGATGTCTACAGTGCCGGCAAGTCGGAAGAGATCATCGGCCGCTGGCTGAAGGCTCGTCCCGCCGAAGCCCGCCAGGCCATCGTCGCCACCAAGGGCCGTTTCCCGATGGGCAGCGGACCGAACGACCTCGGCCTCTCGCGCCGTCATCTCGGCCAGGCGCTGGACGATTCCCTGCGCCGCCTCGGCATCGAGCATATCGATCTCTATCAGATGCATGCCTGGGATGCCCTGACCCCGATCGAGGAGACGCTGCGGTTTCTGGACGATGCCGTGCGCGCCGGCAAGATCGGCTATTACGGCTTCTCCAACTATGTCGGTTGGCATATCGCCAAGGCCGTCGAGATCGCCAAGGCACGGGGCTATACGCATCCGGTCACGCTGCAGCCGCAATATAATCTGCTCGCGCGCGACATCGAGCTTGAAATCGTCGACGCCTGCCTGGATGCCGGCATGGGCCTGCTTCCCTGGTCGCCGCTCGGCGGCGGTTGGTTGACGGGCAAGTACAAGCGCGATGAGACGCCGACCGGCGCGACCCGGCTTGGCGAGAACCCCAATCGCGGCAGCGAATCCTTTGCCCCACGCAACGCGCAGGAGCGGACCTGGGCAATCATCGCTGCCGTCGAAGAGATAGCCAAGGCACGCGGCGTCAGTATGGCGCAGGTGGCGCTTGCCTGGACGGCGGCGCGGCCGGCGGTCACTTCCGTCATCCTCGGCGCCCGCACACGTGAGCAGCTTGCCGACAATCTGGGCGCTGCCGAATTGAAGCTCACGGACGCGGAAATGGACAGGCTGAACGAGATCAGCGCGCCTCAGCTCGCTGCCTATCCTTACGGCGACGGCGGCCGGAACCAGCGCCATCGCAAGATCGAAGGCGGCCGCTAA
- the recX gene encoding recombination regulator RecX: MDEAPTSRMLSWARNSTIYRLERRMMTEKQLFDAIAKKAKQKFEDINDTQVKALADFAVKFAYELKVLDDVAYAEISTRSAVRSGKSKKAIAFRLASKGIDGETVVSAVEEVDDLHSAVIFARKRGFGPFRRGGLDDKRKAKELSAFARNGFSFAIGKRVFDMEREDAEEVLQSTSAF; the protein is encoded by the coding sequence ATGGATGAAGCGCCGACAAGCCGCATGCTCTCCTGGGCACGCAACTCCACGATCTATCGCCTCGAGCGCCGGATGATGACCGAAAAGCAGCTGTTTGATGCGATTGCCAAGAAGGCGAAACAGAAATTCGAGGATATCAACGATACCCAGGTCAAGGCGCTTGCCGATTTTGCCGTCAAATTCGCCTATGAGCTGAAGGTGCTCGATGATGTCGCCTATGCCGAGATCAGCACGCGCTCGGCGGTTCGCTCAGGCAAGTCGAAGAAAGCCATCGCCTTCAGACTTGCGTCCAAGGGCATAGATGGTGAAACGGTCGTCTCGGCAGTGGAAGAGGTCGACGATCTCCATTCCGCCGTCATCTTTGCCCGGAAGCGTGGCTTTGGACCTTTCCGACGCGGCGGTCTCGACGATAAGCGCAAGGCGAAAGAACTGTCGGCTTTCGCCCGCAACGGCTTCAGCTTCGCGATCGGAAAAAGGGTTTTCGATATGGAGCGCGAGGACGCCGAAGAGGTGCTGCAGTCGACTTCGGCATTCTGA
- a CDS encoding DUF922 domain-containing protein → MAMCIAFLPATAYADWQAVETAKTYAIAGTSGAELYDSIGERGPLLGPKVRAIAHTDFKLTWTRKYEPQPDGACMITVNIPKLAITYTLPKPSAQLPASTRKSWQKFIAGVEAHERVHGGYIKDMVKEIEAVSVGFSVPDDPKCGKIRVELTKRLGEISNRERQKNSDFDRVEFSDGGNLQLLVLKLVREE, encoded by the coding sequence ATGGCGATGTGCATCGCCTTTTTGCCGGCAACTGCCTATGCTGATTGGCAGGCAGTGGAGACGGCAAAAACCTACGCGATTGCCGGAACATCCGGCGCCGAACTTTACGATTCGATCGGCGAACGCGGCCCATTGCTCGGACCTAAGGTCAGGGCGATCGCCCATACCGATTTCAAGTTGACATGGACGCGGAAATACGAGCCGCAGCCGGATGGCGCCTGCATGATCACCGTCAACATACCGAAGCTGGCCATCACCTACACCTTGCCGAAACCCTCGGCGCAGCTGCCCGCTTCGACCCGCAAAAGCTGGCAGAAGTTCATCGCCGGCGTCGAAGCGCATGAGCGAGTGCATGGTGGATATATCAAGGACATGGTCAAGGAAATTGAAGCTGTGAGCGTCGGCTTCTCCGTGCCCGACGATCCGAAATGCGGCAAGATCCGCGTCGAGCTCACAAAGCGGCTCGGCGAGATTTCCAATAGGGAGCGGCAGAAAAACAGCGATTTCGACAGGGTCGAATTCAGCGACGGCGGCAATCTGCAGCTGCTTGTTTTGAAGCTGGTGCGCGAGGAATAG
- a CDS encoding ribonuclease activity regulator RraA, with protein MSNYVLSNETRDKLMGVATPTIATALFRRGLRNQFIQDVRPLSPKKANMVGQAFTLRYIPAREDINTLEVFRNPEHPQRAAVEQCPPGFVLVMDSRKDARAASAGSILISRLQVRGVAGVVTDGGFRDSPEIAALDIPSYHHRPSAPTNLTLHQAIEINGPIGCGDVAVFPGDVLVGDNEGVIVIPAHIADEIADETVEMTAYEDFVTEEVLNGATIIGLYPATSDAPKLKFAEWRKQKGR; from the coding sequence ATGAGCAATTACGTGCTGAGCAACGAGACGCGCGACAAGCTGATGGGCGTCGCAACGCCAACGATCGCCACCGCGCTTTTCAGGCGCGGCCTGCGCAACCAGTTCATTCAGGATGTCAGGCCGCTCTCGCCGAAAAAGGCGAACATGGTCGGCCAGGCCTTCACGCTTCGCTATATTCCGGCGCGTGAAGACATCAACACGCTCGAAGTCTTCCGCAACCCGGAGCATCCACAACGCGCCGCCGTCGAGCAATGCCCGCCCGGTTTCGTGCTGGTCATGGATAGCCGCAAGGATGCGCGCGCCGCTTCGGCCGGTTCCATCCTGATCTCGCGCCTGCAGGTCCGTGGTGTGGCCGGTGTCGTCACCGACGGCGGTTTCCGCGACAGCCCGGAAATCGCCGCCCTCGATATCCCCTCCTATCATCACCGCCCGTCTGCACCGACTAACCTGACGCTGCATCAGGCGATCGAAATCAACGGTCCGATCGGCTGCGGCGATGTGGCGGTTTTCCCGGGCGACGTGCTCGTCGGCGACAATGAAGGCGTCATCGTCATTCCCGCCCATATCGCTGACGAAATTGCCGACGAGACCGTGGAGATGACGGCCTATGAGGACTTCGTCACCGAAGAGGTCTTGAACGGCGCCACCATCATCGGCCTCTATCCGGCGACCAGCGACGCGCCGAAACTCAAATTCGCCGAATGGCGGAAACAGAAGGGCCGCTAA
- the araD gene encoding L-arabinonate dehydratase has translation MNSRKKPQDLRSARWFAPDDLRSSGHRSRTMQMGYAPEEWADKPVIAILNTWSDANPCHAHFKHRVEDVKRGILQAGGFPLELPALSLSESYVKPTTMLYRNMLAMEAEELLRSHPVDGAVLMGGCDKTTPGLVMGALSMGLPMIYLPAGPMLRGNYRGEYLGSGSDAWKFWDERRAGTISEKEWVDVEAGIARSYGHCMTMGTASTMTAIAEALGLTLPGASSIPAPDANHIRMSSAVGRRIVEMVWEDLRPAKIVTQAAVDNAVAVAMATGCSTNAVVHLIAMARRAGVNLSLDDLDEAGRTTPVLANIRPTGKAYLMEDFYYAGGLRALMSKLSSKLDLSALTVSGVILGETLEGAKCYNDDVIRSLDNPVYHEGSLAVLKGNLAPTGAVIKPAACDPRFHKHQGPALVFDSYPEMKAAVDNEDLDITPDHVMVLRGAGPQGGPGMPEWGMLPIPKALLKKGHRDMLRLSDARMSGTSYGACILHVSPESHVGGPLALLRNGDIIRLDLQARRIDMLVDEDELQRRRDAWVKPAEKYGRGFGWMFSRHVAQADTGCDFDFLETNFGPTPAEPDIY, from the coding sequence ATGAACAGCAGGAAGAAGCCCCAGGACTTACGCAGCGCCAGATGGTTCGCGCCGGACGACCTCAGAAGCTCGGGACATCGCTCACGCACCATGCAGATGGGCTATGCGCCCGAAGAATGGGCCGATAAGCCCGTCATCGCCATCCTCAACACATGGTCCGACGCCAATCCCTGCCATGCGCATTTCAAGCATCGCGTCGAGGACGTGAAGCGCGGCATTTTGCAGGCCGGCGGCTTCCCCCTGGAACTGCCCGCGCTGTCGCTGTCGGAAAGCTATGTGAAGCCGACGACCATGCTCTATCGCAACATGCTGGCGATGGAAGCCGAAGAGCTTTTGCGCTCACACCCGGTCGATGGGGCCGTGTTGATGGGTGGCTGCGACAAGACCACGCCTGGTCTCGTCATGGGCGCGCTCTCCATGGGACTGCCGATGATCTATCTGCCGGCCGGCCCGATGCTGCGCGGCAATTATCGCGGCGAATATCTGGGCTCCGGCTCCGACGCCTGGAAATTCTGGGACGAGCGCCGCGCCGGCACGATCTCGGAAAAGGAATGGGTCGATGTCGAGGCCGGCATCGCCCGTTCCTACGGTCATTGCATGACCATGGGCACGGCGAGCACCATGACGGCAATCGCCGAGGCGCTCGGCCTCACCCTGCCTGGCGCCAGCTCGATTCCGGCGCCGGACGCCAACCATATCCGCATGTCCTCGGCCGTCGGCCGGCGGATCGTCGAAATGGTTTGGGAAGATTTGCGGCCGGCGAAGATCGTCACCCAAGCCGCTGTCGACAATGCTGTCGCCGTCGCCATGGCGACAGGCTGTTCCACCAATGCCGTCGTCCACCTGATCGCGATGGCGCGACGCGCCGGTGTCAACCTCTCGCTCGACGATCTCGATGAGGCAGGGCGCACCACGCCGGTGCTCGCCAATATCAGGCCGACTGGCAAAGCCTATCTGATGGAGGATTTCTACTACGCCGGCGGCCTGCGCGCGCTGATGTCGAAGCTTTCTTCCAAGCTCGACCTTTCGGCGCTGACAGTATCCGGCGTCATCCTCGGCGAAACGCTCGAGGGAGCGAAGTGCTACAATGACGACGTCATCCGCTCGCTCGACAATCCGGTCTATCACGAAGGATCGCTTGCGGTGCTGAAGGGCAACCTCGCTCCAACCGGCGCCGTCATCAAGCCCGCCGCCTGTGATCCGCGCTTTCATAAGCATCAAGGACCGGCACTCGTCTTCGACAGCTATCCGGAAATGAAGGCGGCGGTCGACAATGAAGACCTCGACATCACGCCCGATCACGTCATGGTGCTGCGCGGCGCCGGCCCGCAGGGCGGCCCGGGCATGCCGGAGTGGGGGATGCTGCCGATCCCGAAGGCGCTCCTCAAGAAGGGGCACAGGGATATGCTTCGCCTCTCCGATGCCCGTATGAGCGGCACCAGCTACGGCGCCTGCATCCTGCACGTCTCTCCGGAATCCCATGTCGGCGGCCCGCTGGCGCTGCTGCGCAACGGCGATATCATCCGCCTCGACCTACAGGCGCGGCGCATCGACATGCTTGTCGACGAGGACGAGCTGCAGCGGCGGCGCGACGCCTGGGTCAAGCCGGCGGAAAAATACGGCCGTGGCTTTGGCTGGATGTTCTCGCGCCACGTCGCCCAGGCCGATACTGGCTGCGATTTCGACTTCCTGGAAACCAATTTCGGCCCGACGCCGGCCGAGCCCGACATCTATTGA
- a CDS encoding ABC transporter permease, whose protein sequence is MSAPQIILAPAPSEQAGHIAAVEQKLGTIELLWQSSLFRKSLLIVVLALIWETYARHLDNPLLFPTLSDTLTALYDRFVDGVLPSRIWTTLKILVTGYISGTILAAILTVVAINTRIGTDFLETMTAMFNPLPAISLLPLALIWFGLGPASLVFVLIHSVLWAVALNTHAGFLGVSRTLRMVGANYGLTGLSYVFRILIPAAFPSILTGLKIGWAFSWRTLIAAELVFGVSSGQGGLGWFIFENRNLLDIPAVFAGLLTVIVIGLIVENLVFQTIERRTLLKWGMKE, encoded by the coding sequence ATGAGCGCACCGCAAATCATCCTGGCCCCCGCACCGAGCGAACAAGCGGGCCATATTGCCGCTGTCGAACAGAAGCTCGGCACGATCGAGCTCCTCTGGCAATCGAGCCTCTTTCGCAAGTCGTTGCTGATCGTCGTCCTCGCCCTCATCTGGGAGACCTATGCCCGCCACCTCGACAATCCGCTGCTGTTTCCAACACTTAGCGATACGCTGACCGCGCTTTACGATCGCTTTGTCGACGGCGTTCTTCCGTCCCGTATCTGGACCACGCTGAAGATATTGGTGACCGGCTACATCTCGGGGACAATACTCGCCGCCATCCTGACGGTCGTTGCGATCAACACCCGCATCGGCACCGATTTTCTCGAGACCATGACGGCGATGTTCAATCCGCTGCCGGCAATCTCGCTGCTGCCGCTCGCCCTCATCTGGTTCGGCCTCGGCCCGGCAAGCCTCGTCTTCGTGCTCATACATTCCGTGCTCTGGGCGGTCGCGCTCAATACGCACGCGGGCTTTCTCGGCGTCTCGCGCACCCTGCGCATGGTCGGCGCCAATTATGGGCTGACAGGACTTTCCTATGTCTTCCGCATCCTGATCCCCGCCGCATTCCCGTCGATCCTCACCGGCCTGAAGATCGGCTGGGCCTTCTCCTGGCGTACGCTGATCGCAGCCGAGCTCGTTTTCGGCGTCTCCTCCGGCCAGGGTGGTCTCGGCTGGTTCATCTTCGAAAACCGCAATCTTCTCGACATCCCCGCCGTCTTTGCCGGCCTGCTGACAGTCATCGTCATCGGCCTTATTGTCGAGAACCTAGTCTTCCAAACGATCGAGCGGCGCACCCTGCTGAAATGGGGCATGAAGGAGTGA
- a CDS encoding ABC transporter ATP-binding protein — protein sequence MLQANIAADTPMTEKMTAKPLLNVDKVTLRYKTPNLLITATENVSFSVAQSDRFVLLGPSGCGKSTLLKAIGGYMTPTAGRIEIKGQPVKKPGADRMMVFQEFDQLLPWKTVLENVMFPLTTARRLPRGEAEAIARDYIDKVKLTRAIDTYPHMLSGGMKQRVAIARGMAMQPDILLMDEPFAALDALTRRQMQDELLQLWEDTRFTVIFVTHSIAEAIKISNRILLLSPHPGRVKAEVRDVETVRDDPAAAAKLEQEIHHMLFAEQGHKE from the coding sequence ATGCTTCAGGCAAATATTGCCGCCGACACACCGATGACGGAAAAGATGACCGCAAAACCGCTCTTGAATGTCGATAAGGTGACGCTGCGCTACAAGACGCCGAACCTGCTGATCACCGCGACGGAAAACGTCAGCTTCTCCGTCGCCCAGTCCGACCGCTTCGTCCTCCTCGGCCCATCGGGCTGCGGAAAATCGACGCTGCTGAAGGCCATCGGCGGTTATATGACGCCGACGGCGGGGCGGATCGAGATCAAGGGGCAGCCGGTCAAGAAGCCCGGCGCCGACCGCATGATGGTCTTCCAGGAGTTCGATCAGCTGCTGCCCTGGAAGACGGTGCTGGAAAACGTCATGTTCCCGCTGACGACGGCCCGCCGCCTGCCGCGCGGCGAGGCGGAGGCCATCGCCCGCGACTATATAGACAAGGTCAAGCTCACCCGCGCGATCGACACCTATCCGCATATGCTTTCCGGCGGCATGAAGCAGCGTGTCGCCATTGCCCGTGGCATGGCCATGCAGCCCGATATTCTGTTGATGGACGAGCCCTTTGCCGCGCTCGACGCGCTCACCCGCCGACAGATGCAGGACGAGCTCCTGCAGCTTTGGGAGGACACCCGCTTCACCGTCATCTTCGTGACCCACTCGATCGCCGAGGCGATCAAGATCTCCAACCGCATCCTGTTGCTGTCGCCGCATCCCGGCCGCGTCAAGGCCGAGGTGCGCGATGTGGAAACCGTCCGCGACGACCCCGCGGCCGCCGCCAAACTGGAGCAGGAAATTCATCACATGCTGTTTGCCGAACAGGGGCACAAGGAGTAA
- a CDS encoding ABC transporter substrate-binding protein codes for MRGFLRCLTAVGMVIAGGLSANAAEKTDISITRQPGILYLASHVMETQKLIEKHAAADGLQGVKVEWRTFSGGGAQTDALLSGNVDIVNTGTGNLLLLWDRTRGKVKGVVTNSAQPVIMVSRDPRIQSLKDIQPGDKIAVPTVGVSTQAILLQMAAAQMYGDDQVHKFDANTVQLGHPDAMAALANQTHEVKNHFSAPPFQYLELKQPGVHKVIDSRDIIGGELTQGTFFTTTQFATANPTIVKAVREATAEAIDLIKKDPKSAVEAYKTVSGDKTSVEDLMAILNEPHMMEFRMDPQGTMKFAAHLYKIGTLKTMPKAWTDYYLPEAADLNGN; via the coding sequence ATGAGAGGATTTCTTCGCTGTCTGACCGCGGTCGGCATGGTGATTGCCGGCGGTCTTTCGGCCAATGCCGCCGAAAAGACGGATATTTCGATCACGCGCCAGCCCGGCATTCTCTATCTGGCAAGCCACGTCATGGAGACGCAGAAGCTGATCGAGAAGCATGCGGCCGCCGATGGCCTACAGGGCGTCAAGGTGGAATGGCGCACCTTCAGCGGCGGCGGCGCGCAGACCGACGCGCTACTGTCAGGCAATGTCGACATCGTCAATACCGGCACCGGCAATCTGCTGCTGCTTTGGGATCGCACCAGAGGCAAGGTCAAGGGCGTCGTCACCAATTCGGCCCAGCCCGTCATCATGGTCTCGCGCGATCCGCGCATCCAGTCGCTGAAGGATATCCAGCCGGGCGACAAGATCGCGGTGCCGACCGTCGGCGTCTCGACGCAGGCAATCCTGCTGCAGATGGCCGCCGCGCAAATGTATGGCGACGACCAGGTGCACAAGTTCGACGCCAATACGGTGCAGCTTGGCCACCCCGACGCGATGGCGGCGCTCGCCAACCAGACCCATGAGGTCAAGAACCATTTCTCCGCTCCGCCCTTCCAGTATCTGGAGCTGAAGCAGCCGGGCGTTCACAAGGTCATCGATTCCCGCGACATCATCGGCGGCGAGTTGACCCAAGGCACCTTCTTCACCACGACCCAGTTCGCAACCGCCAATCCGACTATCGTCAAGGCGGTGCGAGAGGCGACGGCCGAGGCCATCGATCTCATCAAGAAGGACCCGAAATCGGCCGTGGAAGCCTACAAGACCGTCAGCGGCGACAAGACCAGCGTCGAGGACCTCATGGCAATCCTCAACGAGCCGCACATGATGGAATTCCGCATGGATCCACAGGGAACGATGAAGTTCGCGGCCCATCTCTACAAGATCGGCACGCTCAAGACCATGCCGAAGGCCTGGACCGACTATTATCTGCCGGAAGCCGCCGATCTCAATGGCAACTAA
- a CDS encoding GntR family transcriptional regulator, translating to MKLNPKEFALDRSRQVAPQILEILRSRILSMSLPPTTVLSRISLQSEFNVSQTPVRDALIRLEEEGLVEVYPQYATVVSRIDVRNAIEAHFLRLSIELEAVRRLTLDSPDETAAALETVLVRQKHVMSPETYDLFDSLDKDFHRVLYERADILGLWSTVRRQGVHIDRLRMLNLPMPGKLEQIIIDHQAVVDAVRSADAEAAVAALRKHLSGTLSIIDLICEQYPDYVSR from the coding sequence GTGAAGCTCAATCCGAAGGAATTCGCTCTTGATCGTTCCCGTCAGGTCGCGCCGCAAATCCTGGAAATCCTGAGATCGCGCATTCTTTCCATGAGCCTGCCCCCGACCACGGTTCTATCGCGCATCTCGCTGCAAAGCGAATTCAACGTCAGCCAGACGCCCGTGCGCGATGCCCTGATCCGGCTCGAGGAGGAGGGGCTGGTCGAGGTCTATCCGCAATATGCGACCGTCGTTTCGCGGATCGATGTCCGCAACGCCATCGAGGCGCATTTCCTGCGATTGTCGATCGAGCTCGAAGCCGTTCGACGGCTGACATTGGATTCACCCGATGAAACGGCCGCGGCTCTGGAGACCGTTCTGGTTCGCCAGAAGCATGTCATGTCTCCCGAGACCTACGATCTCTTCGATTCACTCGACAAGGATTTTCATCGGGTGCTTTACGAGAGAGCCGACATTCTCGGCCTCTGGTCCACCGTCCGCCGCCAGGGCGTGCATATCGACCGGCTGCGCATGCTGAACCTGCCGATGCCTGGCAAACTGGAGCAGATCATTATCGATCATCAGGCAGTCGTCGACGCCGTTCGCTCGGCCGATGCGGAGGCCGCCGTCGCCGCGCTGCGCAAGCATCTCTCCGGCACCTTGTCGATCATCGATCTGATTTGTGAACAATATCCGGATTATGTGAGCCGCTAG
- a CDS encoding class I SAM-dependent methyltransferase, with product MSENDYDAFAAAYQADNENNAWNAFYERPAILSLAGDVAGLRVLDAGCGGGAHAAALIEQGAILTGIDASADLLEIAQRRLEGRARLLLADLNEPLPFDAGAFDMIVASLVMHYLPDWLPPLFEFHRVLSDGGRLVFSTHHPFMDHEFAGQDNYFETYNFSETWQRGGKDVTMRFWHRPLHAMFDALRLAGFRIDVVSEPQPDPKVGTLFPDAYRSLTTKPRFLFFSVVKI from the coding sequence TTGTCTGAGAATGACTACGATGCGTTCGCAGCCGCCTATCAGGCCGACAACGAGAACAATGCCTGGAATGCCTTTTATGAACGGCCCGCCATCCTTTCGCTGGCCGGCGATGTTGCCGGGCTTCGCGTCCTCGATGCGGGCTGCGGTGGCGGTGCGCATGCGGCCGCCCTCATCGAGCAAGGTGCGATCCTGACAGGGATCGATGCAAGCGCGGACCTGCTTGAGATCGCTCAACGTCGCCTTGAAGGGCGGGCACGCTTGTTGCTGGCTGACTTGAACGAGCCGCTACCCTTCGACGCCGGCGCTTTCGACATGATCGTCGCCTCATTGGTCATGCATTACCTGCCTGACTGGTTGCCGCCTCTTTTTGAGTTCCATCGCGTATTGTCCGACGGTGGCCGCCTGGTTTTCTCCACGCATCATCCCTTCATGGATCATGAATTTGCCGGCCAGGACAACTATTTCGAGACCTATAATTTCAGCGAGACCTGGCAGCGCGGAGGTAAGGACGTGACGATGCGGTTTTGGCACCGGCCGCTCCATGCCATGTTCGATGCGCTCAGATTGGCGGGATTTCGGATCGACGTCGTAAGCGAGCCGCAGCCCGACCCGAAGGTCGGCACCCTTTTCCCGGATGCATATAGGAGCCTGACGACCAAGCCTCGGTTTCTCTTCTTCTCCGTCGTGAAGATATGA
- the nadA gene encoding quinolinate synthase NadA — protein sequence MNLPVSASSLYDRVSRVIPKAEWLTFQDDVEAILELKRRHNAVILAHNYQTPEIFHGVADIVGDSLALARKAVEVDADIIVLAGVHFMAETAKLLNPEKTVLIPDMEAGCSLAESITPEDIALLRQAHPGVPVVTYVNTSAAVKAASDICCTSGNARQVVESLGVPKVLMLPDEYLARNVARETNVELIAWHGHCEVHELFTADDIRQLRENYPGVTVLAHPECPPDVVAAADFAGSTAVMSDYVGNKRPSRVVLLTECSMSDNVAVHHPDVEFIRPCNLCPHMKRITLGNIRKALEEGRHEVAVDPAIAADARRAVERMLAI from the coding sequence ATGAATCTTCCCGTATCCGCATCCTCCCTTTACGATCGTGTCAGCCGCGTCATTCCCAAAGCCGAATGGCTGACGTTTCAGGACGATGTCGAGGCGATCCTCGAATTGAAGCGGCGGCACAACGCCGTCATTCTCGCGCATAATTACCAGACGCCGGAAATCTTCCATGGCGTTGCCGATATCGTCGGCGACAGTCTCGCGCTTGCACGCAAGGCGGTGGAAGTCGATGCAGACATCATTGTCCTCGCCGGCGTGCATTTCATGGCCGAGACCGCCAAGCTGCTGAACCCGGAAAAGACGGTTCTGATCCCCGATATGGAGGCTGGTTGCTCCCTAGCGGAATCGATCACGCCCGAGGATATCGCCCTGCTGCGCCAGGCCCATCCGGGCGTTCCGGTCGTCACCTATGTCAATACGTCGGCAGCCGTGAAGGCAGCGTCCGACATATGCTGCACCTCAGGCAACGCCCGGCAGGTGGTGGAATCGCTTGGCGTGCCGAAGGTATTGATGCTGCCGGACGAATATCTGGCGCGCAACGTGGCGCGCGAGACCAATGTCGAACTCATCGCCTGGCATGGGCACTGCGAGGTTCACGAGCTCTTCACGGCAGACGATATCCGCCAGCTGCGCGAGAACTATCCCGGCGTGACCGTGCTTGCACACCCGGAATGCCCGCCTGATGTTGTTGCGGCAGCAGACTTCGCCGGCTCGACCGCCGTCATGTCCGATTATGTCGGCAACAAGCGCCCGTCGCGCGTCGTTCTCCTGACCGAATGTTCGATGAGCGACAATGTCGCGGTACATCATCCGGACGTCGAGTTCATCCGCCCCTGCAATCTTTGCCCGCATATGAAGCGCATTACCCTCGGCAATATCCGCAAGGCCCTGGAAGAAGGGCGGCATGAGGTGGCGGTCGATCCGGCGATTGCGGCAGACGCCCGTCGGGCGGTGGAAAGGATGCTGGCGATATGA